The following proteins come from a genomic window of bacterium:
- a CDS encoding DUF1232 domain-containing protein gives MVWWKRSPKNMSGLRKSGIPNYGNIVSFLFHLPNFARLYWSLFWDKRAPILPKLVLLLAIIYFVSPLDLVPDFAIPGLGYIDDLAILILSLRYFNKAMPRELLAEKIEQIDRDLRQ, from the coding sequence ATGGTCTGGTGGAAAAGGTCTCCCAAGAACATGAGCGGATTGCGCAAGTCTGGTATTCCCAACTATGGGAATATAGTCTCATTTCTGTTTCATTTACCCAACTTCGCGAGGCTATATTGGTCTCTTTTCTGGGACAAAAGAGCGCCTATCCTGCCCAAACTCGTCCTTCTCCTAGCCATAATCTACTTCGTCTCCCCGCTCGACCTGGTTCCGGACTTCGCCATCCCAGGCCTGGGATACATCGACGACCTCGCCATCCTCATCCTTTCACTTCGATACTTCAACAAGGCGATGCCTCGAGAACTTTTGGCCGAGAAGATCGAGCAAATCGACCGGGACTTGAGGCAATGA
- a CDS encoding ComF family protein, translating into MTPSTRNRPSISRAIAAPFHGLFELVFRSSCLLCGKSPSSSPVCPECASLFQRLGEACCAKCGRPTFEPSAVEDVRCFVCETCLKERPHFDQAFSIFLYEGAIRNAILAFKYQRRFSIKDSLGPLFASNLPDRLRNGGPGNALGAELIIPVPLHVSRLREREFNQSAILANYLSKAINVPVQYEVLARIRATEFQSTLARAKRIANVKGAFKVTQRRVVEGANVLLVDDIFTCGATANECAKVLKKAGAKSVVVGTLATPPLGHSGDDSDTEGEDVPL; encoded by the coding sequence ATGACACCCTCGACGCGCAACAGGCCCAGCATCTCACGAGCGATCGCAGCCCCCTTCCACGGTCTGTTTGAGCTCGTGTTCAGGTCGAGCTGCCTTCTGTGCGGCAAGAGCCCATCGAGCTCGCCGGTCTGTCCTGAGTGCGCCTCGCTCTTTCAGCGCCTGGGCGAGGCGTGCTGCGCAAAGTGCGGCAGGCCAACCTTTGAGCCGAGCGCGGTCGAGGACGTTCGCTGCTTCGTGTGTGAGACATGTCTTAAGGAACGGCCGCATTTTGATCAAGCATTCTCGATCTTCCTCTACGAGGGAGCGATACGGAACGCCATTCTGGCATTCAAGTATCAAAGACGCTTCAGCATTAAAGACTCGCTCGGCCCCCTCTTTGCTAGCAACCTCCCCGACCGTCTCAGAAACGGCGGGCCCGGCAATGCATTGGGGGCCGAGCTGATAATCCCGGTGCCGCTGCACGTCTCGCGGCTTCGGGAGCGCGAGTTCAACCAGTCAGCGATTCTGGCCAATTACTTGAGCAAAGCAATTAACGTTCCCGTCCAATACGAGGTGCTCGCGAGGATCAGGGCGACGGAGTTCCAGAGCACGCTTGCCCGCGCTAAGCGCATCGCGAATGTGAAAGGCGCGTTCAAGGTCACCCAGAGAAGAGTTGTCGAGGGAGCGAACGTCCTCTTGGTTGACGACATATTTACATGTGGCGCCACGGCTAACGAGTGCGCAAAAGTGCTCAAGAAGGCGGGAGCGAAGTCAGTGGTCGTTGGCACGCTCGCCACGCCGCCCCTGGGCCACAGCGGTGACGATAGCGATACCGAAGGCGAGGATGTGCCATTATGA
- a CDS encoding FAD-linked oxidase C-terminal domain-containing protein: MDRKLKKLLKGIVGAENFSEGEAERSCYSYDATRLQSQPELVVWAETTDQVAGVLRLANEHRIPVFPRGAGTGFTGGSIPTEGGIALCLTKMNRIKSIDAANLVATVEPGVVNADLRKAVENKGLFYPPDPASLNFSTMGGNVAECAGGPTCVKYGVTRNYVLGLEVVLPTGETIRVGRSLVKNVAGYDLVRLFCGSEGTLGVITEINLRLIPLPEAKTTIMAVFPSVAAAAKTVARTVESRILPSALEFMDQTCIQAVERHTQMGLPTNAGAILIIEADGPARVLADQRQRIESICKECGAVSVESADDENAREELWKARRALSPAVSSLAPRKINEDVGVPPSRIPELLRRVDEVAREMDLIIANFGHAGDGNIHVNILYDPEIDGMQARAEKASARVFEAALELDGTITGEHGIGITKVSFLERQLGRTQLELMRGVKRVFDPNNILNPGKIF; encoded by the coding sequence ATGGATAGAAAGCTCAAAAAACTGCTCAAAGGAATCGTCGGGGCCGAGAACTTCAGCGAGGGCGAGGCGGAGAGGTCCTGCTATTCCTATGACGCCACCCGGCTTCAATCCCAGCCGGAGCTGGTCGTTTGGGCAGAGACGACCGATCAGGTCGCCGGGGTCCTGAGGCTCGCCAATGAGCATCGGATACCTGTCTTCCCCCGAGGTGCGGGCACCGGCTTCACGGGCGGCTCGATTCCCACCGAGGGCGGGATTGCGCTGTGCCTGACAAAGATGAACCGCATCAAGAGCATAGACGCTGCAAATCTCGTGGCTACTGTTGAGCCGGGCGTTGTCAACGCCGACCTCAGGAAGGCGGTCGAGAACAAGGGACTCTTCTACCCACCCGACCCCGCGAGCCTCAACTTCTCGACCATGGGCGGCAACGTCGCCGAGTGCGCTGGCGGCCCAACATGTGTCAAGTATGGCGTAACCAGAAACTACGTGCTCGGCCTCGAGGTGGTCCTGCCGACGGGGGAGACGATCCGTGTGGGTCGTTCACTGGTCAAGAACGTGGCTGGCTATGACCTCGTCCGGCTCTTCTGCGGGTCCGAGGGCACGCTCGGGGTTATCACCGAGATCAACCTCCGTCTGATTCCGCTACCAGAAGCCAAGACAACGATTATGGCAGTGTTCCCCTCGGTCGCCGCGGCCGCAAAGACGGTCGCCCGAACAGTCGAATCGCGGATTCTCCCATCAGCGCTCGAGTTCATGGACCAAACCTGCATTCAGGCGGTCGAACGACACACCCAGATGGGGCTCCCCACGAATGCCGGCGCTATCCTGATCATCGAGGCCGATGGACCCGCACGGGTGCTTGCTGACCAACGTCAACGGATCGAGTCGATCTGCAAAGAATGCGGCGCGGTCTCGGTCGAATCTGCTGACGACGAAAATGCCCGAGAGGAGCTCTGGAAGGCGAGGCGAGCGCTCTCCCCAGCCGTATCAAGCCTCGCGCCTCGTAAGATCAACGAGGACGTTGGCGTGCCCCCTTCCCGGATACCGGAGCTTCTGCGGCGTGTGGACGAGGTGGCGAGGGAGATGGACCTCATCATTGCCAATTTCGGCCACGCGGGGGATGGCAACATTCACGTCAACATTCTCTACGACCCGGAAATAGATGGGATGCAAGCAAGGGCCGAGAAGGCTAGCGCACGGGTTTTTGAGGCCGCGCTTGAGCTCGATGGGACTATCACTGGGGAGCACGGGATCGGGATTACGAAGGTCAGCTTTCTTGAAAGGCAGCTTGGCCGGACGCAGCTTGAGCTGATGCGCGGCGTGAAGCGAGTCTTTGACCCAAACAACATCCTCAACCCCGGAAAGATTTTCTGA
- the ispG gene encoding flavodoxin-dependent (E)-4-hydroxy-3-methylbut-2-enyl-diphosphate synthase, which translates to MHSRRQTRAIRVRNVQIGGGAPVSVQSMSKCPTTDIEHVLEQTRAMALAGCDIVRVAVPDEAGAHAVKTIVKESPIPVVADIHFDYRLALDTIAAGVDAVRINPGNMKRDAHLRAVADAALAAGIPLRIGINSGSLERSLLKKYGGATADAMAESALSCARKFERWGFTNIKLSLKSHDVQETVAAYRAVAAACDYPLHLGITATGSGLEATLKSAIGIGSLLLDGIGDTIRVSLSSSPLDEVEVGVAILKLLGLRPHGVELVACPTCGRCKVDLVNYLATVREQLSGLDADITVAVMGCVVNGPGEARQADIGIAFSDEAGASLFRNGKHYASGPARRMVERLVSDVCRRGHKA; encoded by the coding sequence ATGCACTCCAGACGTCAAACTCGGGCGATAAGAGTTCGCAACGTGCAGATCGGCGGGGGCGCTCCGGTCTCCGTCCAGTCGATGAGCAAGTGCCCAACTACGGACATCGAGCACGTCTTGGAGCAGACCCGCGCGATGGCATTGGCCGGGTGCGACATCGTGCGCGTCGCGGTTCCGGACGAGGCGGGGGCGCACGCAGTCAAAACGATAGTCAAAGAGAGCCCGATCCCTGTCGTGGCCGATATTCATTTCGACTACCGGCTGGCGCTGGATACGATAGCGGCCGGGGTGGACGCGGTGCGCATAAATCCGGGCAACATGAAGCGTGATGCCCATCTTAGAGCCGTCGCGGATGCAGCGCTTGCGGCAGGGATACCCCTGCGCATCGGAATCAACAGCGGCTCGCTCGAACGCTCTCTCCTCAAAAAATACGGTGGCGCAACGGCCGATGCAATGGCCGAGTCAGCGCTTTCGTGCGCAAGGAAGTTCGAGCGCTGGGGGTTCACCAACATAAAGCTCTCGCTCAAATCACACGATGTGCAGGAGACCGTCGCCGCCTACCGGGCGGTAGCTGCCGCCTGCGATTACCCTCTACACCTGGGCATCACCGCGACTGGGTCGGGGCTCGAGGCAACGCTGAAATCTGCCATTGGCATCGGGTCGCTGCTCCTCGACGGGATCGGGGACACGATACGCGTGTCGCTCTCTTCGAGCCCTTTGGACGAGGTCGAAGTCGGCGTGGCCATCCTCAAGCTGCTGGGGTTGCGCCCGCACGGAGTAGAGCTCGTGGCATGCCCCACGTGCGGGCGCTGCAAGGTCGATCTGGTCAATTATCTTGCCACCGTCCGGGAGCAGCTATCAGGCCTTGATGCGGACATCACCGTCGCAGTGATGGGATGTGTTGTCAACGGCCCCGGGGAGGCCAGGCAGGCTGACATCGGCATCGCGTTCTCGGACGAAGCTGGCGCAAGCCTCTTCCGAAATGGGAAGCACTATGCCAGCGGCCCGGCGCGCAGAATGGTTGAGCGACTCGTGAGCGATGTGTGCCGGCGCGGGCACAAAGCATGA